The uncultured Fusobacterium sp. genomic interval GGAAGAGAGTTTGGATATTATCAATGGGCATTAGCTTATGAACAAGAGTATGATCTAGGAACAAGAGATTATGAGTGGAGAGCAGCTTTACAATTTACATTACTTGCTTTCCCTGATAAACCAATATTTGGTCTTGGAGCTACTACTGGAGCAGATAAGAAAACAAGTCCAGATACTTACCTATTTGACGGATTAAAACCAGAAGATGTAATAGATTAATTTATATAAATTAGAGGAGGAAAATATGAAAATAGAATTACCTAGTGGAGAGATAAAAGAGTTTGAAAGTGCAGTAAATATGTTTGAAATTGCTAAAAGTATTAGTAACTCTTTAGCAAAAAAATCAGTAGCTGCTAAAGTTGATGGAATAGAGATGGATATGTCAACTGTTCTTGATAGAGATGCAAAGGTAGAATTTGTAACTGCTGATTCTGAAGAGGGAGAAGAAGTTATAAGACACTCAGCTGCACACCTTATGGCACAAGCAGTAATTAGATTATTCCCAGGAACAAAAGTTGCAATAGGACCAGCTATAGAAAATGGATTCTACTATGACTTTGATCCAGAAGTACAATTTACTGAAGAAGATTTAGCTAAAATTGAAGCTGAAATGAAAAAAATAGTAAAAGAAAATGAAAAAATTGAAAGAATAATGATGAGTAGAGAGGAAGCTATTGAGCACTTTGAAAAACTTGGAGAAGTTTACAAAGTTGAAATAATAAAAGAGATTGCTCAAGGAGAAATGCTTTCTTTCTATAAACAAGGTGAATTTATGGATCTTTGTAGAGGACCTCATGTACCTTCTACATCTTATATAAAAGCTTTTAAATTAAAATCAGTAGCTGGAGCATATTGGAGAGGAGACTCTAAAAACAAAATGCTTCAAAGAATTTATGGATTTGCATTCTCTGATGATAAGAGATTAAAAGATTATCTACACTTATTAGAAGAAGCTGAAAGAAGAGATCACAGAAAACTTGGAAGAGAACTTGATTTATTCTTTGTAAGTGAATATGGACCTGGATTCCCTATATTCCTTCCAAAAGGAATGGCAATAAGAAATACTCTTATTGATCTATGGAGAAGAGAGCATACACTTGCTGGATATCAAGAAATAATGACTCCTATTATGCTAAATAAAGAGCTTTGGGAAACTTCAGGACACTGGTTTAACTACAGAGAAAATATGTATACTTCAACAATAGATGAAACTGAATTTGCTATTAAACCTATGAACTGCCCAGGAGGAATAATTACTTATAAATCTCAACTACATTCATATAAAGATTTCCCAATTAGATGTGGAGAGTTAGG includes:
- the thrS gene encoding threonine--tRNA ligase, yielding MKIELPSGEIKEFESAVNMFEIAKSISNSLAKKSVAAKVDGIEMDMSTVLDRDAKVEFVTADSEEGEEVIRHSAAHLMAQAVIRLFPGTKVAIGPAIENGFYYDFDPEVQFTEEDLAKIEAEMKKIVKENEKIERIMMSREEAIEHFEKLGEVYKVEIIKEIAQGEMLSFYKQGEFMDLCRGPHVPSTSYIKAFKLKSVAGAYWRGDSKNKMLQRIYGFAFSDDKRLKDYLHLLEEAERRDHRKLGRELDLFFVSEYGPGFPIFLPKGMAIRNTLIDLWRREHTLAGYQEIMTPIMLNKELWETSGHWFNYRENMYTSTIDETEFAIKPMNCPGGIITYKSQLHSYKDFPIRCGELGTVHRHEFSGALHGLMRVRSFTQDDAHIFMTPDQIESEIIGVVQLIDKFYSKLFGFEYHIELSTKPEKAIGSDEIWEKAEAALAGALEKIGKPYKLNPGDGAFYGPKLDFKIKDAIGRTWQCGTIQLDFNLPERFDITYIGEDGEKHRPVMLHRVVYGSIERFIGILIEHYAGAFPLWLAPTQVKLLTINDEVVPYSQEIFNALQQRGIRVELDDRAESIGYKIREANGKYKVPVQIIIGKNEVENREVNIRRFGSQQQESMKLDEFLDKIVEDAKIKFDK